A region from the Vicia villosa cultivar HV-30 ecotype Madison, WI linkage group LG3, Vvil1.0, whole genome shotgun sequence genome encodes:
- the LOC131593387 gene encoding uncharacterized protein LOC131593387 produces MAAVTTTLKLSLFFTFISVSLSAIPPTCNRIECPNYDLIQAGNGYEIRRYNSSLWISTQPIQEISLHEATRTGFLSLFDYIQGKNKYQEKIEMTAPVVSEVLPSDGPFCKSSFVISFYVPKQKQANPPPAKGLHVQRWKHVYAAVRQFGGFVKNTDVGEEAAALKESIAGTKWSSAIDQSRRAGHASVYSVAQYNDPLEFDNRVNEIWFLFDLPEKKFTGVADSR; encoded by the exons ATGGCTGCTGTTACCACCACATTGAAGCTGTCACTTTTCTTCACCTTCATCTCAGTTTCATTATCGGCTATTCCCCCAACATGCAACCGCATAGAGTGTCCCAATTACGATCTCATACAAGCGGGAAATGGCTATGAAATCCGGCGCTATAATTCATCTCTTTGGATTTCCACTCAACCCATTCAAGAAATTTCTCTTCATGAAGCTACAAGAACCGGTTTCTTGAG tcTTTTTGACTATATTCAAGGTAAGAACAAGTACCAGGAAAAAATAGAGATGACAGCACCTGTTGTCTCAGAGGTTTTACCTAGTGATGGACCCTTTTGCAAGTCTTCATTTGTTATAAGCTTTTATGTACCTAAACAGAAACAAGCGAATCCACCTCCTGCAAAGGGTCTTCATGTTCAAAGATGGAAACATGTGTACGCAGCAGTTAGACAGTTTGGTGGATTTGTCAAAAATACAGACGTTGGCGAGGAAGCTGCAGCTTTGAAGGAAAGTATTGCCGGTACTAAGTGGTCGTCTGCTATTGATCAAAGCCGTAGAGCTGGTCATGCTTCGGTTTACTCTGTGGCTCAGTACAATGACCCTTTAGAATTTGATAATAGGGTGAATGAGATATGGTTTTTGTTTGATTTACCGGAGAAGAAATTTACCGGAGTCGCTGATTCCAGGTAG